A region from the Vicia villosa cultivar HV-30 ecotype Madison, WI linkage group LG3, Vvil1.0, whole genome shotgun sequence genome encodes:
- the LOC131657380 gene encoding F-box/kelch-repeat protein At3g23880-like produces MSPSYKKPHRKRLRLNRNPNLVPESESKMATAEEINNDSLPTLPIDLVPDIFCWLPVKLLVQLRCMCKSWNSLISDRNFTRKHLSLSTTRRLYSAAYEHKPDGLVHNSYPLDSVLSSKIKQQLLPFNSIVASCDGILCLCDKRKGIAVLWNPSIRKFKELPPPFENVQIRKKAFMTFGFGYDHVSDNYKVVVLYYYEPNLPITTTVKIHTLGTNFWETIPTFPFGTHVFDEHSGTHLRGTINWPAYTGRGRKGPFFIASFDLVKESYQKLLLPAHAEISLPYLSLAVLRDCLCLISGHDIWVMKEYGIQESWAKLFSVSFMQHPTKRYVLYTALYIFEDDRLLLETLEGWENKLVVYDSKNDTFKVTRFKNDVNVCLETLISPCS; encoded by the coding sequence ATGTCTCCCAGTTACAAAAAACCCCACCGAAAACGACTGCGTTTaaacagaaaccctaatttggtgcCGGAGTCAGAATCAAAGATGGCGACGGCGGAGGAAATCAACAATGATTCACTTCCCACTCTCCCTATCGATCTCGTCCCTGATATCTTCTGTTGGCTACCTGTGAAACTTCTTGTACAGCTCCGATGCATGTGCAAGTCATGGAATTCTCTAATCTCCGATCGCAATTTCACCAGAAAGCACCTCAGCCTCTCAACCACTCGCCGTCTCTATTCCGCCGCATACGAACATAAACCCGACGGGTTGGTTCACAATTCTTACCCACTCGATTCGGTTTTATCCAGTAAAATCAAACAACAGCTTCTCCCTTTCAACAGCATCGTTGCTTCTTGTGACGGCATCCTTTGTCTCTGCGATAAACGGAAAGGTATTGCTGTTTTGTGGAATCCTTCTATTAGAAAATTCAAGGAATTACCACCCCCTTTCGAAAACGTTCAAATTCGTAAAAAGGCTTTTATGACCTTCGGATTCGGCTATGACCATGTTTCTGATAATTACAAAGTGGTTGTTCTTTACTACTACGAACCTAACTTGCCTATCACAACTACAGTAAAAATTCATACTTTGGGCACCAATTTTTGGGAAACCATTCCGACCTTTCCTTTTGGAACACATGTCTTTGATGAGCATTCCGGAACACATTTGAGAGGTACAATTAATTGGCCAGCCTATACTGGACGGGGTCGGAAGGGTCCATTCTTCATTGCTTCTTTTGATTTGGTAAAGGAGTCTTATCAGAAGCTTTTGCTTCCTGCTCATGCAGAGATCAGTCTGCCTTACTTGTCATTGGCTGTCTTGAGGGACTGCTTGTGCTTAATTTCTGGTCATGATATTTGGGTCATGAAGGAATATGGAATTCAAGAGTCTTGGGCTAAATTGTTCTCCGTTTCTTTCATGCAGCATCCTACTAAGCGTTATGTCTTGTACACGGCATTGTATATTTTTGAGGATGACCGACTGCTGCTCGAAACTCTAGAGGGTTGGGAAAATAAGTTGGTTGTTTATGATTCAAAGAATGATACTTTTAAGGTTACTAGGTTTAAAAACGACGTAAATGTCTGTCTTGAAACTTTGATTTCTCCCTGTTCTTAA